The Grus americana isolate bGruAme1 chromosome 5, bGruAme1.mat, whole genome shotgun sequence region ACGGCTCGCTGGTGTGGAGGCCGGGCTTCGAGTTCACATCGCGGAAGGTGGGCTTCATCCGCGGCTACAGCCGCCGCTTCTGGCAGGGAGATACCTTCCACCGCGGCAGCGAGAGGATGGTAAGGGCCGGGGCGGTCGTTGGGAGGGCCGTGGGACGGCCGTTGATGGGGGCTCGGCTTCTGACggctctccccttccctctccctcacAGCCCGGCCGGGTGGTGACGCTGCTGGAGGACTGCGGGGTGAGTaccggggcgggagggggggccgGCCTGGGCGGCGGTGCCCACCTCAGCAGCTGCCAACTGATGTCAGCAGCCGAGTGCTCTTCTGCCCTCCTGGgatcggggcggggggaaatGGGGTGTAATCCTCCTCTGCCCTGTAAGGCAGGCttgctttgaaatgttaatGACTTGTCTGCTGCAGTTACAGCATCCCCTAACCACCTTCCTCTTTCACTTTTAGGCATGCACATGGGGTGTAGCCTATGAAGTCCGTGGGGAACAAATTGCTGCATCGCTACAGTATCTCAACATGCGAGAAGCTGTCCTGGGAGGCTATGTCACCAAGTTGGTGAAGTTCCACCCTCAGGACAAAGATACAGAAGAACCCATCCTGGCTCTTGTTTACATTGCAACACCCCAGAACCCTTCTTACCTCGGCCCAGCATCTGAAGAAGACATTGCGGCTCAAATCATCGTCTCAAGTGGTTGTGCTGGTCATAACATTGAGTACTTGCTGAGACTGGCAGACTTTATGCGCTACTTTTGTCCTCAAGCAGAGGACAAACATCTCTTCTCCATTGAAGAGGCTCTTATTTCCATCCTTCCATGCCTATACTACACAGAAGAGTCTGTAGAAGAAACTGCAAGTGACCCTCAGAAGTCTAAGAGTTGAAATAGAAAACCTTTTTTGCAGGGTCCCAGTAGGAGGGATGTAAGGGAGAAAGCAATGGGGACAATCTTAACTGATAAAATAGGCTGGACTGAGTGAATAGAGGGAGAATTAACAAGTAGTAGGGGAGGGAGGAAGTGGAGTAAAGCATGCTTGCCATAGGACTTGCAGTTAGTACCTGTTACGCTCATTACCTGTAGCACCGCAATAGCCATCACTGCTTTCCAGGTGGGAGTAGGGATCTTTGCTGTAACTCTGCTCTGTAAGACGTGCTTCTGGGGGTAAACCTGAAGCACTCACTTTCTTTAGAGAAGAAAGGGGCTCATCTATTCCgtgcactttttttttgccttctttcaaTACTAGTTGAGCGGGACTTGACTGGGTTTAAGCAGTATATATGTAAGTCTACCTCAGATTGGCAAAAAGCTGTTTGTGTGATGGTGGGGACTTGGGCAGGTTCTGCCAAATgacctttttccccccccctgcCATGTCCCACCTCCGGTACCTGACACTAAATTTCAGGACTTGTGTGCAATATTAAGTGAACCGGCCTCTGTAGGCTCCTGTGGATCCTACTTCCTTATGTTGTGAAGGATCACAGTAATGcacttattttctaaaatatactGTATTTATTGTGTGTTGTATTTCCCCTTAGGAGGGGTATCTAAACTACTTGCATGCCACAGTGGTACATAGCCTGCACTCAACCTTGCATTTGTGCCTTCTagttttaaagcagttttctgagGAGCTAAGCCTGCTTTAATGACAGAAGCTTCTGTCCAAGCTTCAGTGACCTTGTGCTGCTACAGACTTAACTGATTCCATAAGAAAtggtcctgcctgtgctgcctgcaggaaagctgtcCGGATGCAGCAGTGTTTTAACTAGCCCTGTACTGGATAAACCTCTGTTGCTTCAGAATAACATGGGTTTCTGTAGAAGCATTTGAGGGTTGTAGTTCCATACTGGGGTGTCAGTCTGGTATGCTTTTATTTGACTGCAAAGGACCATGACTGAGCATacttgaaaagctgaaaagcctGCCTTGATTGTGTTAAGCAGGGGCACTGCTGCAAGCTCAGACTTTTCAGCTTCACCTATTAACAGCATGAAAACACATAGTATTTTGTAAGAAAACTGCTGCTACTGCAACTGCAGCAAAATAGCTCTTGAGAGCTGACCCCTGGGATATTTGACTCCTCCCAAATATAATgtgttttttaataagaaaaggGTAGGGACTGTTTGTATTACTGTGGCTTGTATGTATGTGAAATGGTACTGTGCTGTGCCCAGTAATAAAACAAACTGACAAAGTTAGCCTTCTGTACTTTGGTGTTGGTGGTCTTTCATTACTGACTTGAAGTTCAAACTGatccttatttttaatggtggtggttgttgtgttttaaaaacaaagccttAGTTGGTAGTGCTGCTCTGCTTCCTAtggggattttgtttttaaaaccaacacctcactgctgagcagtttGCCTCTGCTGGAGGACACCCATTGACCCTTTCCTTCTGAGAAAAGGGGATTCAGTGATTTCTCTTCCTGCTCTTGTTGATTCTGGAGCACTAGTGCTGACACACCAACCTTCCTGACTGTACAGGGCAGgcactgaaatttaattttcccttgGCAGAGCAAAGGATTTTTGTTCTAAGTGTAACTTGGCATTGCTGTTTCCAAGAAGTAATAGTGGAAGGACAAGGGATGGCTGTGGCAGGCAGATCCCCTGTGACTGCAGTGAGGGGGGCAGGTATTTCTCTCCTGCCTTGTGTGTGGGGCTTGTGTCCAGCTGCCCTTCCTGTTCCTCTAGTTTCTAGCTGCCTCAGCACTAGCCCATCACTTTACCTACCACTGTTACCTGCCTTGAGACTTGAGTGATGGAGTGAAAACTGATTGTAACAACTGAATTTACCCCTAATTAAAGGCAGGTGCATGTTTGGGGGATAACAGACTAGAGAAAACTCTGCTTTCCCTGTTGGAGTGAGGCTCTCACTCCAGCTGACCAGCTGGGTCTCCCTGTGGTGGCTGTATCCCCCAGCTAAAGAATCAAACTCTTAAAGAATCAACTTACCTGCAGGGGAACACTCCCTTACTAGTACAGGACTGGCATTAGATACCAAAATATCTCcagaataaacaaaaccaactttgcaccttttaaattttcaaagctACCCTGGACAGGAATTAATAGCAGATACCTGCGTTGCCACCTCCCAGGGAGAGCCCCTTGCGTTGTTCAGCCCGCTTAGCCTGGGCTGGCCCCCTGAGCTTTCACAGCGCTGGTAAAAGACAAGCAGTGAGTGCTTGTGACCAACCCGTGGGCACTAGGAAtgttccttcagctgctgtttcttcttcccttgAAAAACTAAGTATTTTAAGCATGGATACGCTACTTCACTGAACTACCATTTTCTTCCCAATGAGTGTCTTTGCAGtggacttcaaaaaaaaaaaaaagactccattttcttttcaggagtGCAGAATGTGGCAGCTTGCTGTCGTCATCCTGTCACTGCGTCTTCAAGTCGCTAAGACAATGAGGTATCATGTAATATCTTTCTCCTGAGGCTTTTATTGTGTCTTGTGAGTCTGGGAACTGGTCACATTTTGGTCAGTTGATGAATTTAAAAGGTTAACATCCCAGATTTAAACTTTGGCCAGGTGAGTGAGGAGAGATGGCACCCTGCAACGCTTGCTATATGCCAAGCCTATGTTTGTACTGCTACTCAAAGACGGGGGACCATGGTGGTTGCCTCTGAAGAACCAAACGTGAGGAAGATAATTGCTGCTTGGAGGAAGTCACACAACCATGGTGCTtgggagtgccaggccaagcATGACACACAAGAACAGTGTCCTACCCCGTACATGCTTCACTACGGGCTTCCTCGCCCCATGTCACGACTTGCCGGCCCAGGCGAAGCAGCTGGCTGTGggtgcagctccagctgctggcagctgtaCTGCTGGCCTGGGACAGAGCACTCAccttgttggggggggggagacaaCCACCCTCATTTTCAAAGTGCTGCCAGACATTTCTGGAGGTGCTTCCCTCTCTAGTGGCTTCCTCTGCACGTGcagtttttctcttctctgactTCCCAATGACAAGCTTGTGCTTATCAGGTCACCTCACGTTAGAAATCAGTTGCAATAGAAACATGTTTACAAGTGCTATCAATCACATACTTTCCAAGTCTAAACCCAGCACAATTCACATGATTTCAGTCCCTTCTTcaaccttttccattttcctgcccAGCAGTTCCCACGCAGCCCTGGAACACGGGCCTGAGTCACCATTTCCTTGAGTACATTAGGACAGGACCTACCCAGCTGCTTTGCAGCGGCACAGCCAGCTAAATAAAGCAGATGCCAACTGTTAAtccagccctggcctccataTGTATGAAGCGCTCCTGAGGGCACATAGTCCTTAACAGGGCAGGAGAAAGGATAACTCAGCAATGATAAAAGGATTCAGAGaagacaaaaccagaaggaaaaaaatctctggttCTTAGGTATCATCTCAGTTTCAAGGTGGAGTGTCGAGAACCGAGGAGACTTCACACAGGTAAATCTCTACCAAGGCGATTCCAGCTTTAGTAAAAAATGTAGATTAAATACAGCAACACCAAAGTGTGAACTTACCTGTGCATGGTGTGCTTTTCTAGATGAGATGCTGGGTCAGAAAATTAGTGAGCCCAAACTCCTATTTGGGGTTGATGGCAGTACAGGCTTAGCGAGGTGGTAGGAGAGGATGGTGGCTTAGGAGAGGGGTAGGGAGCAGACCCCAGCTGGTTGCAAAGACAGCCAACGGCTTGGTTGAGTCTACTTgaggagaaaatacatttgagcATCCAGAAAGAGGGGCCAGCACAGACTTTGCAGGCTATCGAGGAGCCAGCGTGGGATCTCAGCCCCAGGAGGAGCTGAACGGCAGAGGCACAGCTCCACAAGCGTACCCACAGCCTCGAGAGGGTCCCTGGGGCTCCGCCGTGTGCGGCGGGGAGAGGCTGGCAGGCGGCGTGCAAGTCCCAGGGGCTGGCGCGTGCCGGATTTAGCAGCTGTtacaggagctgcagctggttGTATGTAGCACATGTGTTATTCCCTATGTGTCTGCTTGCCGCTGAAGAGACAGGCTGAAATGTGGATTTAATTACCTACGGATGTTTCacaggcagaggaaaagcaaaagattaaaaaaaaaaacccaaaaaaaacccccaaaacaccaccaaactGCTTATCgctgctcctgggcagcctCGGCAGCCATACACCGGCTGACTGGCCGGTGCAAGCGAGAgcgcagctgctgcttttctgttacaGGGCCTGCAAAGGCTGTGCTCCCCTCTGCAGTAGAGCCTGGACAGCCCTTCGTGCACGCTGTATGCAGAGCGGATGTGGCCAGAAACAATGTCTGGCCTGGTAACAGCTTGTTCTTCTGCTCCTGCTACCAGGAAAGATTGGATGGTGaagcaggggaaagaaagaaggtcTACTGGGTGTACATCAGGACATGTGAGACTGACTTTGAATAAAATATCCAGCACAAAACATGCAGATGTGGTCACCTGTGCCCTTCGACGATTCTCTACGTATCATGCTCCAGGTAGTTCGGTGCCAGACCGATAGCACTGCCAAAACGTCCCAAAACCTGGGAGTCAATCTAGTCCTGGAAGAAGTCCTTCGTGAAACTTTAAATCGGGTTATATCACATGTGGCTCAATAGCCTCATCCCAACGGCAGAGGGGAAAATGAATGAGGAGCATTTGGATGGGAGATTTTCTCCGAGTCAGACTTCTCGCTTTGGCACTGCCAGTTTTCACGACATGGCACATACTTCAGTAGCACCAGATCCGAAGGGCTTTTCAGAACTCAAGGAGAGCTGCAACATAACAAAGTGCGGTCCCAGTGCATGAGCAGGCAGTGATGTGCCACCGGCACGCAGCCTAGCTCAGCACAGCGTGGTTCCCTGCGCACGGGAGGAACAGGAAGGGATTAAACAAACCAGATTTACAGTCAGGCTATGGAAAAACTACActtgcagcaaaaccagcagctgctcAGGGGACTTTGGAATTTCCGACACTAAGTAGTTGCCTCGGTTTAAGTGAAAAACTCCATAATTTATATGCTGTATTAAAGTTATGAGAGAATCCCTGTACGGCTTTGAAAGAATCTTGGGcccaggagggaggggaaggtaGAAGGAAGTGGGCACTCTGGGCAGCACTGGGGAAGCTCTACATGCTTTGTTTACAAACCCTGTAtgctttttgtttggcttttggaTGCGTTTTATTCTTTCCCAATTCCCTTTTCATCTCATCGTAGTGCCAGCCACACTGATGAGTGTTTATGCTTGCGAATTCCTGAAGCACAGCCAGTACCTTGAACTCCAGAGAATGAGACTGAAAAAACGTAAAAGGTCAGGGAAGTTCAAAGACAGAGAGGTGCTGTTTTCCTAGCTGGGGACACCACACCGTTCCCAGACCACGCTGGACTGCTCCGGGGACACAAGAACAAAGGCTTCTCTCCTACGTCCTCCTGTTTACACTGCTTTTTGCCTCCCTCACCTCACTGCTTTAACAGGACTCAATGAAAAGCACCAGGGATCAGTTTGGCCTGAGCCTGACAACTGAAGAGACATCTGATAGCTACTGATACTTAAAGCTCCTGTCAccaaaggaaagaggaagtTTTCATCCCAACTGCTCGAGCCCCGCTGGCTCACGCAGCAGGAGCGAGCTCCAGAGCACCGCTTCATCCGcatcctggtttcagctgtgagagggttaatttttttcatagtagctggtatggggctgtgtttggagttgtgctggaaaaagtgttgataatatagagatgtttttgttatatagagatgtttttgttactgctgagcagtgcttaaccagagccaaggacttttctgctcctcaccccaccccaccagcgagtaggctgggggtgcaaaggaactgggaggggacacagctggacagctgaccccaactgaccaaagggacattccataccgtatgatgtcatgctcagaatataaggggctgggggaggagaaaggaaggggagCAGTGATGTTTGGAGcaatggcatttgtcttcccaagttacccgtgatggagccctgctgtcctggggatggctgaacacctgcctgcccatgggaagtggggaatgaattccttgttttgccttgcttgtgcgcacggcttttgctttacctattaaactatctttatctcaatccacaagttttctcactttcacttttccgattctctcccccatcctgccgggaGGGAttgagcgagcggctgtgtggtgctcagctgccagctggggcaaaaccacgacACTCCGCAAGCAGGTACTGGCTATTGTGGCTCCCGGAAATCTGTAAGCACTTCTCCTACAGGAAGACAAGTCAGAGGATGACTTTTG contains the following coding sequences:
- the CHAC1 gene encoding glutathione-specific gamma-glutamylcyclotransferase 1 gives rise to the protein MKRDPQRPEECPGRPEPPPPSPLSSSSPPGEAEGAELKLTPPVWIFGYGSLVWRPGFEFTSRKVGFIRGYSRRFWQGDTFHRGSERMPGRVVTLLEDCGACTWGVAYEVRGEQIAASLQYLNMREAVLGGYVTKLVKFHPQDKDTEEPILALVYIATPQNPSYLGPASEEDIAAQIIVSSGCAGHNIEYLLRLADFMRYFCPQAEDKHLFSIEEALISILPCLYYTEESVEETASDPQKSKS